In Nicotiana tabacum cultivar K326 chromosome 11, ASM71507v2, whole genome shotgun sequence, a single window of DNA contains:
- the LOC107801072 gene encoding uncharacterized protein LOC107801072, with the protein MIKNQRGKQWTLKEVEKEKLLIVEFSSAKGGQEGVLWPTAILLLGHTLMKMKGKHDVSTVNYRVGECMQELIKLWKEYESSQADRASESSPSGPTLEIRIPAEHVSATNRQVRGGQLWGTDIYTNDSDLVAVLMHTGYCRTTASPLLPTIKELHATIRVLPPQDCYISTLRNNVRSRAWGAAVGCSYCIERCSVVKKGGGTIDLEPCLTHSSTLEPTLAPVTAERTMTTRAAASNALRQQRFVREVTIQFNLCNEPWLKYSISVVADKGLKKPLFTSSRMKKGEVLYLETHTQRYELCFNGEKMVKATTSQMHEMDVDKPQTYNIHVANGEKYGADGENMMVDLFRWSRCKKALPQKLMQSVGIPLPLEHVEVLEENVEWEDIQWSQTGVWIAGKEYPLTRAHFLSPN; encoded by the exons ATGATAAAGAATCAGAGGGGGAAGCAATGGACACTGAAGGAGGTGGAGAAAGAGAAGCTCTTAATTGTGGAGTTCAGCAGCGCAAAAGGAGGCCAAGAGGGAGTCCTATGGCCAACCGCGATCCTCCTTTTAGGTCACACACTCATGAAAATGAAGG GTAAGCATGATGTATCCACCGTCAATTATAGAGTTGGTGAGTGCATGCAAGAACTGATTAAATTGTGGAAGGAATATGAATCATCTCAAGCTGATAGAGCATCTGAGAGCTCTCCAAGTGGTCCTACTTTAGAAATTAGGATTCCAGCTGAACACGTATCAGCTACAAATCGCCAG GTGAGAGGTGGCCAGCTATGGGGAACGGATATATACACCAATGACTCAGATCTTGTTGCAG TTCTTATGCACACAGGTTACTGTCGTACTACTGCTTCTCCTCTTCTGCCAACCATTAAGGAGTTACACGCTACTATCAGGGTGCTACCTCCCCAAGATT GCTATATATCAACTCTGAGAAACAATGTGCGTTCACGTGCCTGGGGTGCTGCAGTTGGCTGCAGCTACTGTATCGAGCGGTGCTCTGTTGTGAAG AAAGGAGGTGGAACCATAGATCTTGAACCTTGTCTGACGCACTCCTCAACCTTGGAGCCTACGCTTGCTCCCGTGACAGCAGAGCGCACTATGACCACTAGAGCTGCAGCTTCG AATGCACTACGACAACAGAGATTTGTACGTGAAGTGACCATTCAGTTCAACTTATGCAATGAGCCTTg GCTCAAATACAGTATCAGTGTTGTTGCTGACAAGGGTTTGAAAAAGCCCCTTTTTACATCTTCACGCATGAAAAAGGGCGAAGTTCTTTATTTGGAAACCCATACTCAAAG GTATGAGCTCTGCTTTAATGGAGAAAAGATGGTAAAGGCTACAACGTCTCAGATGCATGAAATGGATGTTGACAAACCTCAAACTTACAACATACACGTGGCAAACGGAGAAAAATATGGAGCGGACGGTGAAAATATGATGGTAGATTTGTTTCGATGGTCCCGGTGTAAGAAGGCCTTGCCTCAGAAACTAATGCAATCAGTTGGAATTCCTTTGCCCCTTGAACACGTTGAG GTTTTGGAGGAGAATGTGGAGTGGGAAGACATTCAATGGTCGCAAACTGGCGTTTGGATTGCTGGAAAAGAATATCCTCTTACTAGAGCACATTTTCTTTCCCCAAATTAG